The sequence below is a genomic window from Gossypium hirsutum isolate 1008001.06 chromosome A11, Gossypium_hirsutum_v2.1, whole genome shotgun sequence.
CTTTCCTCCTTGAAATATAACAATAACCAGAAGCAGATTTAGTGAAAAAAGTGAACATcaaaatgctaaaaggatggcCACTTTAAGCCTACTTTCTAAATCATACTACATAGTTTTTGTTCTAAGTCTCAGCTTCATTGGTTCCTTTCCATGCCTTGATGATCAACGAGAAGCTTTACTGGAATTCAAGGATTTACTATTTGGAGAGTTGATGACAGACAACTCAACAGACATGTTTCTTGGTGGCTTAGAGACATGGAATTCGAGTTCAAAATGTTGTCAGTGGGCTCTGGTGGAATGCAATTCACAACAGGTGACTTGTCTGAATCTCTACAGTGTTTTTCCTACACTAGGAAAGACTTCAACTGTTTTGGCTCCTATTTTCAGGATAAAGACCTTGATGTCACTTGACATTTCCTACAATTTCATACAAGGTGAAATTCCAGCGATTGGATTGAGAAACTTGAGCGAGCTGGTGTATCTTGACATGAGAGGAAATAGTTTCAATGGTTCAATTCCTTTGCAGTTGTTTCATTTGGCCAACCTGGAATTCCTTGATCTAAGTGATAATATGATTGAAGCGGTGTTACCTAATGAGGTTGTTGGTCTTAAAAGCTTGAAACAATTGAGCTTGGATGCCAACTTCATTCATGGAGAGCTTCCTGAAGAGATTGGAAACCTCATTGAACTAAAGAAGTTTACAGTTCCTGATAATCAAATTTCTGGCAGGATTCCGTTGTCAATATTGCAGCTAAGAAAGCTTGAAGTTCTAAACTTGCAGAACAACTCATTTTCCTTGGAAATTCCAGCTGATATTGGGAGCCTGGTGAATCTAACAACTTTAGACTTGAGCAAGAACCGGTTGAGTGGTGAAATTCCATCATCGATACAGAAGATGAGGAAGCCGGAGACACTTCAACTAGAGAATAATATGCTATCTGGTGAGATCCCAACATGGTTATTTGATCTCAAGGAAATGAAGAAGTTGCACCTTGGAGGAAACAAACTAGCATGGAACAACAATCTGGCTATCGAACCAAAATGTAAGTTATCTTCTTTATCATTGAGATCATGCAGTGTTAAGTTGCAGATTCCTAGCTGGATCTCTAATCAAACTGATCTTATTTACTTGGCTGAAAGAAATCTTGGAACTATTATTCTATCAGATAACAAACTCACAGGTTCTTTGCCATCTCAGTTGTTTCAATCTCGAAATCTATCGGTCCTTGCATTGTCAAGGAACAACTTTTTTGGGGAATTGCCAGAAATCAATAGTACTTCAATTATGGTCCTCTTGCTCTCAGAAAATAATTTTTCAGGGCCCCTGCCAAAATCTATCTCCAATATCCACAGGTTGTTGCTACTGGACTTGTCAAAGAACAGCTTCTCTGGCAATGAATTTCCAGCATTTGGACCAGATAGCTTAATTGCTTTTGTTGATGTTTCTTACAACAATTTCTCCGGTAAAGTTCTTTCGGATTTCGGACTCTTTACGGTGATGCTTTCGTTAAGTCAAAACGGCTTTTACGGTCCATTGCCTGAAATTTTCAGCAATTTGATTATGCTTGAGCACCTTGATCTTCATGACAACAATATCAGTGGTGAATTTCCAGCTTTCTTCTCTCAAATGTCCTCTCTTCAAGTTCTTAATCTTAGGAACAATTCCATTAAAGGATCAATCTCCAATGATCTGTCAAGTCTTAGCAGTCTCAGAATCCTAGACCTCTCCAACAACTACCTCAAGGGTGAAATCCCTCAAAGCTTAGGAAACCTTACAGGGATGATTGAAACACCTGTTGCCCCATTAACACTTTCTGAAATCTTCAAATTTCCAGTTGAAATCCATGATTTGATAGTAAATTGGAAGAAAGCAAAGCAGGGCCTTTCGATCCGAAACTGGGATATCTATACATTTCTGGACTTGTCAAAGAACAGGTTATCAGGAGAAATTCCACATTCATTAGGTGGTCTCAAAAGCTTGAAGCTACTTAACCTTTCATTCAATGAACTTTCAGGAAAAATCCAAATCAGTTTTGGTGATCTAGAGAGTGTCGAGACCTTGGATTTGTCACACAATAGCCTTGATGGTGAAATACCAGGGACATTTTCCAAGCTCCTGGAACAAAATTATTTAGACTTGAGCAACGACAAGCTTGGTGGTAAGATTCCTAGAGGACCTCAAATGGATACCCTGGTTGATCCAAAGATGTATGCCAATAACAGTGGACTATGCGGGGTGCAAATTGAGGTTCCTTGTGAAGAAGATTTGGTGCCACCGGGGCCACCATTGAGGAAGAAACAGGAACCAATGTTTTCATGGATAGCAACAGGGGTTGGGTACCCTGTTGGGTTCTTGTCTTCAACTGCagtgatgtatgttttaggttaTTTCAACACTGCACCGGCGTATCACCGTTGGGGGCGCCGTCGTAGTTCCCTGAGGTGATTGACTCAAAGATACACTAGAAATCCTAATTAATCTTAAACAAAGGTTATGAGCTAAGAAGTATGAATACGGACACCGATACGCAATATAAATACAATACGATACAGACATGATTACattatatttcttaaaaaattggataaggaaatgacaataaaaaaatatttttaatatatatatattatgttaaaataattaatgtaaatgaaaatattgatataagTTGGTTGAAAATAGTAAAGTGAAAATAATAGTGAtgaatatgtaaaatattttttaaaatgtaaaaaatagaaacagcaaaaataataaaaacaagtaCAAAGCTTGAAAGCTTctcaaacaaattaaatttttgtttgaaacgGATTAATCAAGAATAAAAAAGATACGGTTATTTTTCCACAGCCCCCAAGCCTGGGCCCCACAACCCATCTGACTAACAATAAAGTCAAAagacaaataaaaacaaaataaagaccATAAATCATAGCAACAAAGTAAATAGAACTACACACCAAAAACCCTAGCAACACCTCTTCTTCTTCCCCCAGTTCCGATGAAAATTCAACGTTCCATTAATAGGAAATTCCAAACTTCACATTTTTTCTTTACATCATCTTGTTCTTACTACGATTCTTCATCTGCTACTTTTGAAAGCCAAAATTTCAATCGCCACCCGTCAGTCACCATTTACTTTTCCTACGTTTGTCACATGTCCGTTTTTAGACACCCGTGttgtgatcgtgccgtcgtcgtgTTTGacctcttatttttttaatttattccaatGTGTCTGTTACATATCCAAGTGTGTTTGACAAGTGTCCATATCAAGCACACGTATGACACCAGTACGAAGAGAGATGAGTCGTGTCCGTCTTTCTAGGTTATGAGTTATATCattaatctttcattttccaaTAAAGCTCGGAAGGTAAGtaaaatacttttaatatatatatttgaggtataataacttatttgaccctccaattttataaaaaaagtttttatttattttttcgtcttttttagcttttaaatttgtattatttgtcaaatcactctAAATGGATAAAAAATTAACATTCGTTAACTTTACTGATGTGACATACACGTGAGATGtcacattaataattaattaattttttaaattttaaaaaaactcaaaaagtattttaaaaaattaatttaaaaaaaagttatttaattgtggtttctatttttttaatattggaGTTTGGCGaattaaaggtaaaattattGATGCATATTTGTACATATTTAAACTCATTTTACATGGTCGAATAATCatgttttttactttaaaaaagaagaagaagaagaatcatgatttttttattaaataaatataattttttcatttgaagCAAACCTTTCAAGAGGTTTATGATAAAGAAATCTAAAACAAAACATCATTTATGTAAGAAGAAGAATGTCAGACAaagaattaaaatgatttttttcattaaataaaaataaatgaatctaagttttaaatttagtatttattttattttgttaaaataagaTCAATAATACccaatttttctcttttcttttttttttatcctgtaaaaagaagaagataatacttactttcaaatttaatttttttagaaaaaggtAGAATGTAAAGTAAGAGATTAAggttattaaaattaatcaattagTGTATTTTATTGATTGAAAAAATTAGTCAGGCCATTCCATTCTAACAAAATAggaattttttttcttacttttcATTCCaacttttttctaaaaaaaaattaaatctgaaACTAAAGATTATTTTTTTTCACACCAAGACTTCAATTAcacagtaaaaagaaaaaaaaagaaaaagaaaatttgagtgttgcttgttttattttaataagataagaaaaataaaatctagcagagattattttaattatcatggttcttctTTTAAAAATTCTCACTATAATTACTACCGAATCAACAAAATTCTCAATGTCTTTAGATAAAAATAGCTTGAAAGACCAACAAGATGcttaaaatttcaagtttagACTTCCTTAAGCGAATTGCCTCCGACGATGTTAAAAACAATGATAGCAAGTGAGATTAGTCATTGTGGTGAAGAGATTAAAATAAGTGATGTAATgtgtatttgaatttaaattcaaTTGTAAGAGTgatgtgaaattaaaaaaataactattaatgatattatgttagaaataatatataatagaagttttaaattattttactattatgaaattattaaaattatgtgaaattttaattttatttaataaataataatatgtattataatatttttttggtgaacaaaaacaaaacaaacaattacattaaattaaactaGGCAAAAGTGCCATCTAATTTTATCAATAGATATAGACCCGATCTTGAGGGTTGTTTGAGAGTGCAGTTGCCCAAAATAGGAAGGGgacccaaaaaatatttttttccaatttttaataTGGGAAAACAATTTCAGACtgcaataaattatttaaatgcttagggctttaaattttattagatacctacaatctttgacttttcaaagatgaatagtggcagaaagttggcaccgaaaggcaccgaaagtagaaagtaagattagttggcatgggataattgcaattttggtccctaattgtatagggacattgcaagttgatccttaaacctcaactataaataggcctaaccatttcttactttcttcatcccacacttgccattctctacttaaggcaattgttctctctccctatttgtaaactttcacttgtatttttggagtgaaatatatttggtagtgcccgaggacgtaggcaaaatttgctgaacctcgttaaaattctagtgttctttattttttttgttctgcatattttgcaagtgtcattgtagtgatttattgtgctattaaattacgatagagggatattctggctaggaaagatctggtatgtaagcgatcctcgtgatccacctctctttcctgagaattgaacttagtgtgatttttcagtacaataattttactctttcacacgctttcGCGCAACAAATTTTTCACTATAAATACTTCATTTCCTAAAGCCTCAAAAATTTCagtttttattatattacattttatatattttttaaaaggagctaaatttattatttcgcCTAAAGTCCTAAAATATTAAGAACGAACCTGAGTAGATAcgatttcaataattttttcagGCAGATTATTAAACACTTGCACACCTTTCTTCCTTTCAAAACTCATTTTGGCTAACCAATCAACAATTTTGTTAATCTCTCTAGGGACATGCTTAAGAAGCCATTGTCCTCCTTGCATCAAAATTCGATGGATCTGCTTGAGTATCGTAGAGCTCAAATCCATC
It includes:
- the LOC107904575 gene encoding receptor-like protein 46: MATLSLLSKSYYIVFVLSLSFIGSFPCLDDQREALLEFKDLLFGELMTDNSTDMFLGGLETWNSSSKCCQWALVECNSQQVTCLNLYSVFPTLGKTSTVLAPIFRIKTLMSLDISYNFIQGEIPAIGLRNLSELVYLDMRGNSFNGSIPLQLFHLANLEFLDLSDNMIEAVLPNEVVGLKSLKQLSLDANFIHGELPEEIGNLIELKKFTVPDNQISGRIPLSILQLRKLEVLNLQNNSFSLEIPADIGSLVNLTTLDLSKNRLSGEIPSSIQKMRKPETLQLENNMLSGEIPTWLFDLKEMKKLHLGGNKLAWNNNLAIEPKCKLSSLSLRSCSVKLQIPSWISNQTDLIYLAERNLGTIILSDNKLTGSLPSQLFQSRNLSVLALSRNNFFGELPEINSTSIMVLLLSENNFSGPLPKSISNIHRLLLLDLSKNSFSGNEFPAFGPDSLIAFVDVSYNNFSGKVLSDFGLFTVMLSLSQNGFYGPLPEIFSNLIMLEHLDLHDNNISGEFPAFFSQMSSLQVLNLRNNSIKGSISNDLSSLSSLRILDLSNNYLKGEIPQSLGNLTGMIETPVAPLTLSEIFKFPVEIHDLIVNWKKAKQGLSIRNWDIYTFLDLSKNRLSGEIPHSLGGLKSLKLLNLSFNELSGKIQISFGDLESVETLDLSHNSLDGEIPGTFSKLLEQNYLDLSNDKLGGKIPRGPQMDTLVDPKMYANNSGLCGVQIEVPCEEDLVPPGPPLRKKQEPMFSWIATGVGYPVGFLSSTAVMYVLGYFNTAPAYHRWGRRRSSLR